The following are from one region of the Salicibibacter kimchii genome:
- a CDS encoding nucleotide sugar dehydrogenase, translated as MHHGNKKIGVIGLGYVGLPLALLVTQNDHHVTGIDTDANKIKQLQKGKSHIPDLSDTAITSALSSGSLTVTTNYDVAASLDTIIICVPTPLLNDGEPDLRFIRQVSEALVPRLQKHQLIILESSTYPGTTRDVILPILEKSGLIIGKDFHLGYSPERIDPGNQSIEVKDIPKVISGITDNCFHHLSLFYRSIFTQVTPASSVEVAELSKLLENSYRFINISFINEMAMLCDKLDINLWDAINAASTKPYGFTPFFPGPGIGGHCIPVDPLYLYWIGQKHGYHHRFLSLAENTNNHLPTYITQQVQSRIEKKRTIKASNILVCGIAYKKDSNDVRSSPALSIIRNFLQLGATVTYHDPYVPEVTIDEQTYHSLPLTTKQLEDADIVVLLTDHSTFPMEKIMNHAPLIYDTRNQTEGLQGNAEVVVLGGGNA; from the coding sequence TTGCACCATGGCAATAAAAAAATCGGTGTTATCGGTTTAGGTTACGTTGGTTTGCCGCTTGCATTATTAGTCACGCAAAACGATCATCACGTAACCGGAATAGATACCGATGCCAATAAAATAAAGCAATTGCAAAAGGGAAAAAGCCATATCCCGGATCTATCCGACACAGCCATCACTTCCGCCTTGTCTTCCGGGTCGCTAACGGTAACGACGAACTACGATGTCGCAGCGTCTTTGGATACCATCATTATTTGTGTGCCCACGCCATTATTAAACGACGGGGAGCCTGATTTGCGTTTTATAAGACAAGTGAGTGAAGCGCTCGTACCAAGGTTGCAAAAACATCAACTTATTATTCTGGAAAGCTCGACCTACCCCGGAACCACCCGTGACGTCATCCTGCCAATCTTGGAAAAGAGCGGCCTGATTATCGGAAAAGATTTTCACCTCGGATACTCCCCGGAGCGCATTGATCCCGGAAACCAATCGATCGAAGTGAAAGATATTCCGAAAGTGATTAGCGGGATTACGGACAATTGTTTTCATCACTTGTCTCTTTTTTACCGATCTATTTTCACACAAGTGACCCCTGCTTCATCCGTCGAAGTGGCGGAACTTTCCAAACTATTGGAGAACAGTTATCGATTTATTAACATTTCCTTCATCAACGAAATGGCCATGCTGTGCGACAAATTAGATATTAATCTGTGGGATGCCATCAATGCTGCAAGCACAAAACCATACGGGTTTACGCCGTTTTTTCCGGGTCCGGGCATTGGCGGTCACTGTATTCCTGTCGACCCTTTATATTTATATTGGATTGGCCAAAAGCATGGCTATCACCATCGCTTTCTTTCTTTGGCCGAAAACACCAACAACCACCTTCCCACTTATATCACACAGCAAGTGCAATCCCGTATCGAAAAAAAGAGAACCATCAAAGCCTCCAATATTTTGGTATGCGGCATTGCTTACAAAAAAGACTCCAATGACGTGCGAAGTTCCCCGGCGCTTTCGATTATCCGAAACTTCCTCCAACTTGGTGCAACGGTTACCTACCACGATCCTTATGTACCCGAAGTAACGATTGATGAACAAACGTACCATAGTCTCCCGTTAACAACCAAACAATTGGAAGATGCCGACATTGTCGTTCTTTTAACCGACCATTCCACGTTTCCGATGGAAAAAATCATGAACCATGCTCCCCTCATCTATGACACGAGAAACCAAACCGAGGGGCTGCAAGGAAACGCTGAAGTCGTCGTGCTAGGTGGGGGAAACGCGTGA
- a CDS encoding GAF domain-containing protein, with the protein MTAIETIFLEAMDRFPDWVYAVAGIVFIAGSIVLMIQVTRISNKFADVVGREDRIGTLAETNGQLQSRLKALEHVQTQYNSSLNECSIFLEELKDIKESEGDEKFHLSVNLMKKLVNAVPGNMSATPGSNNRCALWMYNSTSGELDFFTGSAQFPNDYKDGGRTLGINNTAGGRCFRKSENLYIDDVQEDDDWSPNEQSKSHYNSLICIPILNWGIMTVDAMSPFSQESRLIIQVYTDLITLVILEMYDGAIRSTFTHQQRWRV; encoded by the coding sequence TTGACAGCGATAGAAACCATTTTTCTTGAAGCGATGGATCGATTTCCTGATTGGGTTTATGCAGTCGCCGGTATCGTTTTTATAGCAGGCAGTATCGTTCTTATGATTCAAGTGACGAGAATTTCGAATAAATTTGCAGACGTTGTTGGACGCGAAGATCGCATTGGCACATTAGCCGAAACAAACGGACAGTTACAATCAAGGCTCAAAGCATTGGAACATGTGCAAACCCAATACAACTCTTCTTTAAATGAGTGTAGCATTTTTCTCGAGGAACTTAAGGATATCAAGGAATCGGAAGGCGATGAAAAATTCCATTTATCCGTCAACCTCATGAAAAAGCTAGTCAACGCCGTACCAGGAAATATGAGCGCAACCCCTGGTTCAAACAACCGCTGCGCCCTATGGATGTATAATTCAACTTCTGGTGAATTGGATTTTTTTACGGGAAGCGCTCAATTTCCAAATGATTACAAGGATGGAGGGCGGACACTGGGCATTAATAACACCGCCGGGGGGAGGTGCTTTCGAAAATCCGAAAATTTATATATCGACGATGTGCAGGAAGATGATGACTGGAGCCCGAATGAACAATCAAAAAGTCATTACAACAGTTTAATTTGCATACCGATATTAAACTGGGGTATCATGACAGTAGATGCGATGTCCCCTTTTTCGCAGGAATCGCGTTTAATCATTCAGGTGTATACAGATCTCATTACACTAGTAATCTTGGAAATGTATGACGGAGCGATTCGATCCACATTTACTCATCAGCAAAGGTGGCGTGTATGA
- a CDS encoding CBS domain-containing protein produces the protein MMARNVVSIDPNQSIQEAAALMEQHHIGSLPVVQNGELMGIITDRDITLRSTAKGKDGHTHCSECMSREPVSGSPEMDAHEAALVMGDSQIRRLPIVENGELVGVVALGDFALNDIYANEAEQALAKISVRPI, from the coding sequence ATGATGGCGAGAAACGTTGTATCCATTGATCCAAATCAATCCATACAAGAAGCAGCTGCATTAATGGAGCAACATCATATTGGCTCATTGCCGGTCGTTCAAAACGGAGAACTGATGGGGATAATTACCGACCGGGATATCACCCTTCGATCAACCGCTAAAGGCAAAGACGGACACACCCATTGTTCAGAGTGCATGTCGCGAGAACCTGTTTCAGGGAGTCCGGAAATGGATGCCCATGAAGCAGCATTGGTAATGGGAGATAGTCAAATTAGACGTTTGCCAATTGTTGAAAATGGTGAATTGGTTGGCGTAGTGGCGCTCGGTGATTTTGCATTGAACGATATCTATGCGAATGAAGCAGAGCAGGCGTTAGCCAAAATTTCGGTGAGGCCGATCTAA
- a CDS encoding TrkH family potassium uptake protein produces the protein MSLQKKTVHFSPPQWIVFGFILLIFIGMILLALPQSSADGESVGLIDALFMAVSAVCVTGLAVLEPGSDFSYFGQTVILLLVQLGGLGFMIFGVTVAILVGKVMGLKYRLLLQPTTNTFSARGIFRLAMTILLLALALEAVTALILTIHWSGEMGWVEASYASIFHSVMAFNNAGFTLFDNSMEDYLGDPLVNVSLSALFITGGLGFMVLVDLFRKRSLRKLSLHSKLVLVTSGSLLIGGFLFLFMVELFNPATEGLSLTERLLAAYFQSATPRSAGFNTVDIGNMLVASQFFIIVLMFIGASTGGTGGGIKTNTFAIIVLATINTFRSGHQVHAFHRKIALETVMRALAVVVSSLAWIIGTTLLLSITEGLHNVHFLTTLFDVVSGFSTAGLSMGLTEELSPIGKIIMMITMFVGRLGPLTLAYLLTYKQRPSRINYPEDKVLIG, from the coding sequence GTGAGTCTACAAAAAAAAACCGTTCATTTCAGCCCGCCGCAATGGATCGTTTTTGGTTTTATTCTCCTTATTTTTATTGGGATGATTTTGCTGGCTCTTCCCCAATCCTCCGCTGACGGAGAGAGCGTCGGTTTGATAGATGCCTTATTTATGGCTGTTTCTGCTGTGTGCGTCACCGGTCTTGCCGTTTTGGAGCCCGGCAGCGATTTTTCATACTTTGGTCAAACGGTTATCCTCCTTCTCGTACAATTGGGCGGACTGGGCTTTATGATTTTTGGGGTGACGGTTGCAATCTTGGTCGGAAAAGTGATGGGGTTGAAATACCGTCTGCTTCTTCAGCCCACTACCAATACGTTTTCCGCACGTGGGATTTTCAGATTGGCGATGACGATTCTGCTTCTGGCGTTGGCTTTAGAAGCCGTAACAGCCCTTATTCTTACGATTCATTGGAGTGGGGAAATGGGCTGGGTAGAGGCTTCCTACGCCTCTATATTTCATTCCGTGATGGCATTTAATAACGCTGGATTTACACTTTTTGACAACAGTATGGAAGATTATCTCGGAGACCCTCTTGTGAATGTGAGCTTATCCGCACTTTTTATTACTGGCGGCCTTGGTTTTATGGTACTCGTTGATTTATTCCGAAAACGATCTTTGAGAAAGCTTTCCCTACATTCCAAGCTTGTTCTCGTTACATCGGGGTCGCTTTTGATCGGAGGGTTTCTCTTTCTGTTCATGGTCGAACTTTTTAATCCTGCAACCGAAGGACTGTCTTTAACCGAACGTTTACTGGCTGCTTATTTCCAAAGTGCTACCCCGAGAAGTGCAGGGTTCAACACGGTAGATATTGGGAACATGTTGGTTGCTTCCCAATTCTTTATTATCGTCCTCATGTTTATCGGCGCTTCTACCGGCGGCACTGGTGGAGGGATAAAAACAAATACGTTTGCCATTATTGTGCTCGCAACGATCAATACATTCAGGAGTGGTCATCAGGTCCATGCATTTCATCGAAAAATCGCGTTGGAAACGGTAATGCGAGCGCTTGCAGTCGTGGTGAGTTCCTTAGCGTGGATTATAGGAACCACTTTGTTATTATCGATCACGGAGGGCTTACATAATGTCCACTTTCTCACGACATTATTTGATGTCGTATCAGGTTTTAGTACCGCGGGTTTGTCCATGGGCTTAACGGAAGAACTTTCCCCCATAGGTAAAATAATTATGATGATCACAATGTTTGTCGGACGATTAGGTCCGTTGACACTCGCCTACTTGTTGACCTATAAACAAAGACCGAGTCGAATCAACTATCCTGAAGATAAAGTGCTTATTGGCTAA
- a CDS encoding glycosyltransferase, with amino-acid sequence MVGRVDLPSYRTLKGYDLVTSALKDLNVKLEIRTFKDKVPRKDMMAFYQGLDCFVCSSASEHIPLPVLEAAASGVTIITTNVAIVPELISDKQNGIIVKREAHAIRHAVQIVMNNPDMREKISQKYSGRG; translated from the coding sequence GTGGTCGGGAGGGTCGATCTACCGAGTTATCGAACATTGAAGGGGTATGACCTCGTTACCTCCGCACTCAAAGATTTAAATGTGAAACTGGAGATTCGAACATTCAAAGATAAAGTGCCGAGAAAGGATATGATGGCGTTTTATCAAGGTCTAGATTGTTTTGTTTGTTCCAGTGCCTCGGAGCATATCCCTTTACCCGTACTCGAAGCCGCTGCTAGCGGTGTGACGATTATTACGACGAACGTCGCCATTGTACCGGAATTAATCAGCGACAAGCAGAATGGCATTATTGTGAAAAGGGAGGCCCACGCGATTCGACACGCGGTTCAGATAGTGATGAATAACCCGGATATGCGGGAGAAAATTTCCCAAAAATATTCAGGACGAGGATAA
- the wecB gene encoding non-hydrolyzing UDP-N-acetylglucosamine 2-epimerase — protein MKILTVIGARPQFVKACMLSRWLKIDHDMKEVIVHTGQHYDSNMSDVFFSQLNLAKPDYQLSIGSSSHGEQTGKMLIELEKVMVKEKPDLVLVYGDTNSTIAGGLAASKLDIPIAHVEAGLRSFNRKMPEEINRIVTDHLSSLLFCPSQTAVDHLRNEGIKENVYNTGDIMYDAVLDFKERALEHSNLLSQLTLTANNFYLATIHRGENTDDLKRLSVIIDGLKQLDLPVLFPLHPRTNKQLKKWNITDTNQVSNIMFIEPISYFDMLTIASQAKYILTDSGGLQKEAYMLKIPCLTLRTETEWTETIDSGWNQLVDLSTSKNIVEAVLKTKIPKDYSSLFGNGEASDLMYQHIKSWLK, from the coding sequence ATGAAAATCCTAACCGTGATCGGTGCTAGACCTCAGTTTGTTAAAGCCTGCATGTTATCGCGATGGTTGAAGATAGATCATGACATGAAGGAAGTCATCGTTCATACTGGACAACATTATGATTCAAATATGTCCGACGTTTTTTTCTCGCAATTAAACTTGGCAAAACCGGATTATCAACTTTCCATTGGATCTTCTTCTCATGGTGAACAAACGGGCAAAATGCTTATCGAGCTTGAGAAAGTCATGGTGAAAGAGAAACCAGATCTTGTTCTTGTATATGGGGATACAAATTCCACCATCGCCGGCGGTCTAGCTGCTTCAAAGCTTGATATTCCTATTGCTCACGTGGAAGCCGGCTTACGAAGTTTCAATCGGAAAATGCCTGAAGAAATCAATCGGATCGTTACCGATCACCTATCGTCTCTTCTGTTCTGTCCATCCCAAACAGCTGTCGATCACTTGCGTAACGAAGGAATCAAAGAAAATGTTTATAATACAGGAGACATTATGTATGACGCTGTTCTTGATTTTAAAGAACGAGCACTTGAACATTCAAATCTCCTTTCACAATTAACACTAACAGCAAACAACTTTTATCTTGCTACGATTCATCGTGGTGAAAATACGGATGATCTGAAACGACTATCGGTCATTATTGACGGATTGAAACAACTCGACCTTCCTGTCCTCTTTCCCTTACATCCACGTACGAACAAACAATTGAAGAAGTGGAACATTACCGATACAAATCAAGTAAGCAACATCATGTTCATCGAACCGATTAGTTACTTCGATATGCTTACCATTGCAAGTCAAGCAAAGTACATTTTGACTGATTCCGGAGGATTACAAAAAGAAGCATATATGTTAAAAATTCCATGCTTGACACTGCGAACCGAAACAGAATGGACGGAAACCATTGATAGTGGTTGGAATCAATTAGTTGACCTGTCAACATCGAAAAACATCGTAGAAGCCGTTTTAAAAACGAAAATACCAAAGGACTATTCATCATTATTTGGAAATGGCGAAGCATCCGACCTTATGTATCAGCATATTAAGTCATGGTTGAAGTAA
- a CDS encoding DegT/DnrJ/EryC1/StrS family aminotransferase, translating to MTDERRIPMVDLQKEFQRLKPKIMKEVEEVLGSGRYILGPKCFAFEQRLKAYVGTNHAVGVANGTDALYLALRALNIGPKDEVITTPFTFFASGETIAEVGAKPVFVDINADSYNIDPNKIEEAITPRTKAIIVVHLFGKGADMKEIMKIANKHQLRVIEDACQAIGTEEGGKRAGSIGDIGCFSFFPSKNLGAFGDAGMIVTNNDVLYEKVQELRNHGSKTKYHHRFIGINSRLDELQAAMLLVKLDYLDLFLYKRKKIAKRYTEKLSSYVKTPAEGKGRAHTYHQYCIELKERDHLAKLLDEQGISSEIYYPVPLHLQEAFQYLCYQKGDFPISEKVSKHILALPISPELSDSLQDKIIASVQRFVHGS from the coding sequence ATGACCGATGAGCGTAGGATCCCGATGGTGGATTTGCAAAAAGAGTTTCAACGTTTGAAACCAAAGATTATGAAAGAAGTGGAAGAGGTTTTAGGAAGTGGCCGCTATATCCTAGGTCCTAAATGCTTTGCATTCGAGCAGAGGTTAAAAGCATACGTCGGTACGAACCATGCTGTTGGCGTAGCAAATGGAACAGACGCCCTTTATCTTGCACTAAGAGCGTTGAATATCGGTCCTAAAGATGAAGTCATTACAACACCTTTTACTTTTTTCGCTAGTGGTGAAACAATTGCAGAAGTTGGTGCTAAGCCTGTGTTTGTTGATATCAATGCAGACTCGTATAATATCGATCCAAACAAAATCGAAGAAGCGATTACACCAAGGACGAAAGCAATTATTGTCGTGCACTTATTTGGAAAAGGTGCAGATATGAAAGAAATTATGAAAATAGCGAATAAGCATCAGCTTCGGGTAATCGAGGATGCTTGCCAAGCTATCGGGACAGAAGAGGGTGGAAAAAGAGCAGGATCCATTGGAGATATTGGCTGTTTTTCTTTTTTTCCATCCAAAAATCTCGGAGCCTTCGGTGACGCTGGAATGATTGTAACTAATAATGATGTATTGTATGAAAAAGTGCAAGAATTAAGAAATCATGGAAGCAAAACGAAATACCATCATCGTTTCATTGGCATTAATAGTCGCTTAGACGAATTACAAGCAGCCATGCTCCTCGTTAAGCTTGATTATTTAGATCTATTTCTGTATAAGCGTAAGAAAATCGCGAAGCGATATACCGAAAAGCTATCTAGCTATGTAAAGACCCCAGCGGAGGGTAAAGGGAGAGCTCACACTTACCATCAATATTGTATTGAACTCAAGGAGAGAGATCATCTTGCTAAGCTTCTTGACGAGCAAGGCATATCATCCGAAATTTATTATCCAGTGCCTCTACATTTACAAGAAGCTTTTCAATATCTTTGTTATCAAAAAGGAGACTTTCCCATTTCTGAAAAGGTTTCTAAACACATCCTCGCATTACCGATTTCTCCTGAATTATCGGATTCACTTCAAGACAAGATCATTGCATCTGTACAACGCTTCGTTCATGGTTCTTGA
- a CDS encoding glycosyltransferase family 2 protein, whose protein sequence is MKDITVLLLDYPNHQTLRTALYSLKRISHRVNSVGIVHHPNVNVQPLKGFEKRIWTTLIQANDLGTALNEATKKIQSTYVLFLNDQQFLSPALDASTLYLPHDHSVMTHVRSVRNIRIREPFFVKTEILKEKKFSALAHLPFKEALLPFWLYEIDEKYILSKDNTCVQTLRKSNSKDQLEKVRLLQKIEADIPIYPSPTLSVLIPCFNMDGYVGKAIASCFFQHTQPDQLLVLDDGSEDQSLAEIEQWRGISHVEIISKKNEGKAKALNDALPHVETDFVMELDADDWLDPDALSIIKQKLQQLPKNVSLLYGNFRKWKQRGRGDVLFKGTAKGRPVQTKQQLLAYPFPLGPRIYRTADIKAAGGFPIVSFAEGRLYEDVSVLLQLIHDTRFTYQDFTVYNIREHEKSITKQHQQKWHTFKEQLKRSL, encoded by the coding sequence TTGAAAGATATCACGGTTTTGTTGCTAGACTACCCGAATCATCAAACGTTGCGGACAGCTTTATATTCATTAAAAAGGATCAGTCATCGCGTAAATTCGGTAGGTATCGTCCATCACCCAAATGTGAACGTTCAACCGTTAAAAGGATTTGAGAAACGTATTTGGACGACACTCATACAAGCAAATGACTTGGGGACAGCATTAAACGAAGCCACAAAGAAGATTCAGAGCACCTATGTATTATTTCTGAACGATCAGCAGTTCCTCTCCCCCGCCCTCGACGCCTCCACCTTATATTTACCACACGATCATTCGGTCATGACCCATGTGCGAAGCGTACGTAATATCCGTATTCGTGAACCGTTTTTCGTTAAAACGGAAATATTGAAGGAAAAAAAGTTTTCCGCTTTGGCACATTTGCCGTTCAAAGAAGCGTTGTTGCCTTTTTGGCTGTATGAAATCGACGAAAAATACATCTTGTCGAAAGATAATACATGTGTTCAAACGTTGAGAAAGAGCAACTCCAAGGACCAATTGGAAAAAGTGCGTCTTTTGCAAAAAATAGAAGCCGATATTCCGATTTATCCGTCTCCCACGCTGTCCGTTCTTATCCCTTGCTTTAACATGGACGGTTATGTCGGAAAAGCGATTGCCTCTTGCTTTTTCCAACATACACAGCCGGATCAACTGTTGGTCCTCGATGATGGTTCCGAAGATCAATCCTTGGCGGAAATCGAACAATGGCGAGGAATAAGCCACGTGGAAATCATTAGTAAAAAAAACGAAGGAAAAGCCAAAGCCCTTAATGATGCCCTGCCCCATGTAGAAACGGATTTCGTCATGGAATTAGATGCCGATGATTGGCTGGATCCGGACGCTTTATCTATCATAAAGCAGAAACTGCAACAACTCCCGAAAAATGTGTCCTTGTTATACGGAAATTTTCGCAAGTGGAAACAACGGGGCCGCGGGGATGTTTTATTTAAAGGGACTGCAAAAGGAAGACCTGTGCAAACGAAGCAACAATTGCTCGCCTATCCTTTCCCGCTTGGACCTAGAATTTATCGAACGGCAGATATAAAGGCAGCAGGAGGGTTTCCCATCGTTTCTTTTGCCGAGGGGCGCCTATACGAGGACGTCAGTGTTTTATTGCAATTAATCCACGATACACGCTTCACTTATCAAGATTTCACGGTTTATAACATTCGTGAACATGAGAAAAGCATCACGAAACAACATCAGCAAAAATGGCACACATTCAAAGAACAACTGAAACGATCACTATGA
- a CDS encoding glycosyltransferase — protein sequence MKKTVCILVSEHPFLDARIFHKEAKSLRKHGYEVTMIVPRRNGQLFDIDGTLFTNHFQSPSFTYGGITIISYDPLVSLENNVKLLAHNLQQKGGERFTDPLTQLGVDQEADFYHAHEFFSLYAAIGVKRKLAKKGKQTKIIYDSHELVPDPLEPIGRSVFQRQQRMLEQMFDESDAIITVSESIRSKYKAVAPKVPVEVIYNSPPLLHPCTPKTYNHPWLTLGYLGKVTRDKGNWKKLLQILELCNETFDMRLKMIGGTTTREALTIPNHLKSKVELTGWIDYLLLPNALQEVDIGWIDLNVKTSLNRRYAMPNKFFSFLNNGIPVIVNQCDDMKRFIDVYQCGTVIDKAYASAKDYAEALRMIDKQRQTLRSWGMAGRKAMENRYCWEHMEQRLIAIYQKLGKKG from the coding sequence ATGAAAAAAACAGTCTGTATATTAGTTTCTGAACATCCGTTTTTGGATGCGCGTATTTTTCATAAAGAAGCAAAGAGCCTTCGTAAGCACGGATATGAGGTTACGATGATCGTTCCGCGTCGTAATGGTCAATTGTTTGATATTGATGGAACACTATTCACTAATCACTTTCAATCACCCTCATTCACGTATGGTGGCATTACGATTATTAGCTATGACCCCCTTGTTAGCTTAGAGAATAACGTCAAATTATTAGCCCATAATCTACAGCAAAAAGGAGGGGAGCGATTTACGGATCCTCTTACGCAACTTGGTGTAGACCAAGAAGCAGATTTCTATCATGCTCATGAATTTTTTTCGCTTTATGCTGCAATCGGAGTGAAGCGAAAGCTTGCCAAAAAAGGAAAACAGACAAAAATTATTTATGATAGTCATGAGCTCGTTCCCGATCCATTAGAGCCCATCGGTCGATCGGTCTTCCAACGTCAACAACGGATGTTAGAGCAAATGTTCGATGAATCTGATGCAATTATAACGGTTTCTGAGTCGATTAGAAGCAAATATAAGGCGGTTGCTCCGAAAGTACCTGTCGAAGTGATTTATAATTCTCCACCCCTTCTTCATCCATGTACTCCGAAAACTTATAACCATCCATGGTTGACCCTCGGTTATCTTGGAAAGGTTACTCGTGATAAAGGAAACTGGAAGAAGCTGTTACAGATATTAGAACTGTGTAATGAAACATTTGATATGCGATTGAAAATGATTGGAGGGACGACTACGAGAGAAGCACTTACAATTCCCAATCATTTAAAGTCAAAAGTCGAACTTACAGGTTGGATAGACTATTTATTGCTCCCCAATGCTTTGCAAGAAGTAGATATCGGTTGGATTGATCTAAATGTAAAAACATCACTGAACCGAAGGTATGCCATGCCAAACAAGTTCTTCAGTTTTTTGAACAATGGAATCCCAGTCATTGTAAATCAATGTGATGATATGAAGCGTTTCATAGATGTCTATCAATGTGGAACTGTGATTGACAAGGCGTATGCTTCAGCTAAAGATTATGCTGAAGCTTTGCGTATGATCGATAAACAGAGGCAAACGTTACGATCTTGGGGTATGGCTGGTCGGAAGGCAATGGAAAATCGCTATTGTTGGGAACACATGGAACAGCGACTAATTGCCATTTACCAAAAACTAGGGAAAAAGGGATAA
- a CDS encoding potassium channel family protein, producing MKEQFVVLGLGRFGQSVTKTLVDNDKDVLAIDKDEQILQEITPYVTHAVQIDATDETALEQLGLHKFSHAIVGIGEDLQSSILTTLILKELEINEITAKAKDNHHGKVLSKIGADNIVFPERDMGERLGNLLSSNNLIDYLELSSEYNMAEIRAPKAMDGCTLQKLNINKTYGCMIMAIKDADEEVNISPHIEDEIYHGDILTIIGKHKDIRRLQKDYREKSKTK from the coding sequence GTGAAAGAACAGTTTGTTGTCCTTGGCCTTGGGCGGTTCGGTCAGAGTGTAACCAAAACATTGGTGGATAATGACAAAGATGTTTTAGCGATTGATAAGGATGAGCAAATCTTACAAGAGATCACCCCTTATGTTACGCATGCCGTTCAGATCGATGCGACTGACGAGACAGCTTTAGAACAATTAGGACTTCATAAATTTTCCCATGCCATTGTTGGGATCGGCGAAGATCTACAGTCCAGCATTCTTACAACATTGATTCTTAAGGAATTGGAGATCAATGAGATTACGGCAAAAGCCAAAGATAATCATCATGGAAAAGTACTCAGTAAAATCGGTGCGGACAATATTGTTTTTCCGGAACGAGATATGGGAGAACGCTTAGGGAACTTACTAAGTTCCAACAACCTCATCGATTACCTGGAGCTTTCATCGGAGTATAACATGGCTGAAATCCGGGCACCTAAAGCAATGGATGGATGCACCCTCCAAAAGTTAAACATTAACAAAACGTATGGTTGTATGATTATGGCCATCAAAGATGCAGACGAAGAAGTAAATATTTCCCCTCACATTGAAGATGAAATTTATCATGGCGATATTCTTACCATTATCGGTAAACATAAAGATATCCGACGCCTCCAAAAAGATTACCGGGAAAAAAGCAAAACGAAGTAG
- a CDS encoding DUF2642 domain-containing protein, translating into MANNEQSASLRLVNQLADLNTSLLELRLSRGGNANMTRRLTDKFFPPETETPTTLTQLLSTLVGEQIQATTPFGEVSGTLITVQEDYIVMVDDTGAQALVRIDAIEFVSEL; encoded by the coding sequence ATGGCGAACAATGAACAGTCGGCATCACTTCGATTGGTTAATCAACTTGCCGACCTCAATACAAGTTTGCTCGAACTGAGGTTATCCAGAGGAGGGAACGCCAATATGACGAGAAGGCTGACAGATAAATTTTTCCCACCCGAAACAGAAACTCCGACTACTCTGACACAGCTATTGTCGACGTTAGTCGGGGAGCAAATCCAGGCCACCACCCCATTTGGGGAAGTAAGCGGTACGTTGATCACTGTCCAAGAGGACTATATTGTTATGGTAGATGACACCGGTGCTCAAGCACTTGTGCGTATCGATGCCATTGAATTTGTAAGCGAGCTGTAA